The nucleotide window AATAATGGACTTGAAAGCCAAACTCACCATTGTTAATATCAGCAATGAATGGAAAACTCGTTATGAAGTACAACTTGAGGTGAATAATCAACTAAAAAAGCAAATAGTTACTCTCAATGAGAAATTGGAAAAGCTCCATGTAGATCCTTCAGATAAACTATCTTCTATTCGTGTCTATGAGCGAATGACAGAGAAATCCTTAGTTGCATTACTTGAAaagctagaaagagaaaaaagacgtCTTGAACATCAAGTGAAATACTATTTACTTAAACTGGAAGAAGAATCAAAGGCTTATCAAAAGGTCAGGGATGAACGCCAAATATACCTGGCTAAATTATCTCAGGTC belongs to Phyllostomus discolor isolate MPI-MPIP mPhyDis1 chromosome X, mPhyDis1.pri.v3, whole genome shotgun sequence and includes:
- the CCDC169 gene encoding coiled-coil domain-containing protein 169 — protein: MGDERGDNFEGMGIEQLKLELLEELYMKNLIQLSIIELRHKIMDLKAKLTIVNISNEWKTRYEVQLEVNNQLKKQIVTLNEKLEKLHVDPSDKLSSIRVYERMTEKSLVALLEKLEREKRRLEHQVKYYLLKLEEESKAYQKVRDERQIYLAKLSQVSRLNQISRRQQMNELHRMKENPVKMGRHNTANQKIINAKRGPTKKSTRSSHVPKFNS